In one window of Armatimonadota bacterium DNA:
- a CDS encoding DUF4838 domain-containing protein has protein sequence MRAISICAVMLLLTGAIACADVTLVREGKAVAQIVAVGEAAQAPAEELQLYVERISGAKLDVVAPAQAPSSGAIFVGAAADFAGLPFEVALGPHAFARKTAGANLYLVGADENGVAYAVCDLLEEFGCRWFMPGEIGEVVPQAETIVAAECDIVESPAFESRQMWYAWGAATPEGGARLADWQRHNKVGWLPFSHGHNFAGTVRPDIYFEKHPEYYALVRGERRISQLCTMNPDVVRIATEVANRYFNENPEYISYSLCPDDNSSFCECPRCTALDVEMDPHLEGKPNVTDRLMVFWNAVAEGVWKEHPGKRVAIYAYINHTLPPKRGKVHPGVMPVVTTSVFCPIHSVADKQCESRQELREILDAWTDMAEHVYIYEYDPIPGYAELPCPLYGAHGRSMKAYRDLGIKGFSFETHQSWATTFPNFYMLARLMWNPDEDPEAILDEMCDKFFGAAAAHMRRYYRALGRAFAPTSPHTTWGSKGLQDVPAIWTSEIVRECRAALDEASAAADDDMIRKRVEMVNLGLRYLEAFRTMQQGPTGDYDAAVAAADRCGSLIDRMFAISDDYIVAHDAHNRTD, from the coding sequence ATGAGGGCAATTTCGATCTGCGCGGTGATGTTGTTGTTGACGGGAGCCATCGCTTGCGCCGATGTGACCTTGGTGCGCGAGGGAAAAGCCGTCGCGCAAATCGTCGCCGTTGGCGAAGCCGCGCAAGCGCCCGCCGAGGAACTGCAGCTCTACGTCGAGCGCATCAGCGGAGCGAAGCTTGATGTCGTCGCGCCCGCGCAGGCGCCGTCGTCGGGAGCGATCTTCGTCGGCGCGGCGGCTGATTTCGCCGGGTTGCCGTTCGAGGTCGCACTCGGCCCGCACGCCTTCGCGCGCAAGACCGCAGGAGCGAATCTGTACCTCGTGGGCGCGGACGAGAATGGCGTCGCATACGCTGTCTGCGACTTGCTGGAGGAGTTCGGCTGCCGCTGGTTCATGCCTGGGGAGATCGGGGAGGTCGTGCCGCAGGCGGAGACGATCGTCGCCGCCGAGTGCGACATCGTCGAGAGCCCGGCCTTCGAGTCACGGCAGATGTGGTATGCATGGGGCGCCGCGACACCCGAGGGCGGTGCGCGCCTCGCCGACTGGCAGCGGCACAACAAGGTGGGCTGGCTCCCATTCAGCCACGGCCACAACTTCGCGGGCACGGTGCGCCCGGACATATACTTTGAGAAACACCCCGAATACTACGCGCTCGTCCGCGGCGAGCGTCGCATCAGCCAGCTCTGTACCATGAACCCGGATGTCGTGCGCATCGCGACCGAGGTGGCCAATCGCTACTTCAACGAGAACCCGGAGTACATCTCCTATTCGCTGTGCCCGGACGACAACTCCAGCTTTTGCGAGTGCCCGCGTTGCACGGCGCTCGATGTCGAGATGGACCCGCATCTCGAGGGCAAGCCCAATGTCACCGACCGTCTCATGGTGTTCTGGAACGCGGTCGCGGAAGGGGTGTGGAAGGAGCACCCAGGCAAGCGCGTGGCCATCTACGCCTACATCAACCACACGCTGCCGCCGAAGCGCGGGAAGGTGCACCCCGGCGTGATGCCGGTCGTGACAACGAGCGTGTTCTGCCCCATCCATTCCGTGGCGGACAAGCAGTGCGAGAGCCGGCAGGAGCTGCGCGAAATCCTCGATGCCTGGACCGACATGGCCGAGCACGTCTACATCTACGAGTACGATCCGATCCCCGGCTATGCCGAGCTGCCGTGCCCCCTCTACGGCGCGCACGGCCGCTCGATGAAGGCGTACCGCGACCTCGGCATCAAGGGCTTTTCGTTCGAAACGCACCAGTCCTGGGCGACAACCTTTCCGAACTTCTACATGCTCGCCCGCCTGATGTGGAATCCGGACGAGGATCCGGAGGCAATTCTGGACGAGATGTGCGACAAGTTTTTCGGCGCTGCGGCGGCGCACATGCGCCGCTACTATCGGGCCCTAGGGCGCGCCTTTGCGCCGACCTCTCCGCACACCACGTGGGGCAGCAAGGGCCTCCAGGACGTTCCCGCTATCTGGACCTCAGAGATCGTGCGCGAATGTCGCGCCGCGCTTGACGAAGCCTCGGCTGCCGCGGACGACGACATGATCCGCAAGCGCGTCGAGATGGTTAATCTGGGCCTGCGGTATCTTGAAGCCTTCCGCACCATGCAGCAGGGCCCGACGGGCGACTACGACGCCGCCGTGGCGGCTGCTGACCGCTGCGGCAGCCTCATTGACCGCATGTTCGCGATCAGCGACGACTACATCGTGGCGCACGACGCCCACAACCGGACGGATG